In Mustelus asterias chromosome 30, sMusAst1.hap1.1, whole genome shotgun sequence, a genomic segment contains:
- the LOC144481056 gene encoding LOW QUALITY PROTEIN: uncharacterized protein LOC144481056 (The sequence of the model RefSeq protein was modified relative to this genomic sequence to represent the inferred CDS: substituted 1 base at 1 genomic stop codon) — protein sequence MEKPWKCVDCGKGYRAPSLLEAHRRSHTGERPFICSQCGNGFTLSSHLQTHQRVHTGERPLMCPQCGEGFSQLSGLRAHERVHTGERPFICPQCGKGFTQSSHLRIHQCIHTGERPFTCSQCGKGFTQLSSLQTHQRVHTGERPFTCPQCGKLFSQLSALQIHQRVHTGERPFTCSQCGKGFSNSSNLQTHQRVHTGERPFTCSQCGEGFSHSSSLRTHQRIHTGEKPFTCSQCGKGFSHSSSLQTHQRVHSGERPFICSVCEKGFTDLSSLRTHQRVHTGEKPFTCTQCGKRFNQSSALRTHQRAHTGERPFICSQCGKGFTQLSHQQTHQRVHTGEKPWKCGDCGKRYKYPSELEAHWRSHTGERPFTCSQCGKGFSQPSHLQTHQRIHTGEGPFTCSQCGKGFTQLSSLQRHQRVHTGERPFTCSQCGTGFTRLSNLQRHQRVHTGERPFTCPQCGKGFTDLSTLQTHQRVHTGERPFTCCQCGKGFTRSSSLRIHQRVHTGETPFTCSQCGKGFTDLSTLRRHQRVHTGERPFTCSQCGEGFTRLSTLRTHQRVHTGERPFTCSQCGKGFIDLSALRRHQRVHTGERPFNCSQCGKGFSQLSDLQRHQHIHTGERPFTCSQCGKGFSQLSSLRRHQRIHTGERSFTCSXCGNGFTQLSSLQRHQRVHTGERPFTCSQCGKGFRDSSQLLRHQQVHE from the exons atggagaaaccatggaaatgtgtggactgtgggaagggatacagagccccctctctgctggaagctcatcggcgtagccacactggggagaggccgttcatctgctctcagtgtggaaatggattcactctgtcatcccacctgcagacacaccagcgagttcacactggggagagaccattgatgtgtcctcagtgtggggagggattcagtcagttatccggcCTGCGGGCacatgagcgagttcacactggagagagacccttcatctgccctcagtgtgggaagggattcactcagtcatcccacctgcggatacaccagtgcattcacactggtgagaggccgttcacctgctctcagtgtgggaagggattcactcagttatccagcctgcagacacaccagcgagttcacactggagagaggccattcacttgccctcagtgtgggaagctaTTCAGTCAGTTGTCTGCACTGCAgatacaccaacgagttcacactggggagaggccattcacctgctctcagtgtgggaagggattcagtaattcatccaacctgcagacacaccagcgagttcacactggggagaggccattcacctgctctcagtgtggggagggattcagtcattcgtccagcctgcggacacaccagcgaattcacactggggagaaaccgttcacctgctctcagtgtgggaagggattcagtcattcgtccagcctgcagacgcaccagcgagttcactctggagagaggccattcatctgctctgtgtgtgagaagggattcactgacttatccagcttgcgaacacaccagcgagttcacactggggagaaaccattcacctgcactcagtgtgggaagaggttTAATCAGTCATctgccctgcggacacaccagcgagctcacactggggagaggccattcatctgctctcagtgtgggaagggattcactcagttatcccaccagcagacacaccagcgagttcacactgg ggagaaaccatggaaatgtggggactgtgggaagagatacaaatacccatctgagctggaagctcattgGCGCAGCCAcacgggggagaggccatttacttgctctcagtgtgggaagggattcagtcaaccatcccacctgcagacacaccagcgaattcacactggggaggggcccttcacctgctctcagtgtgggaagggattcactcagttatccagcctgcagagacaccagcgagttcatactggggagagaccgttcacctgctctcagtgtgggacgggattcactcggttatccaacctgcaaagacaccagcgagttcacactggggagaggccattcacctgccctcagtgtgggaagggattcactgatttatccaccctgcagacacaccagcgagttcacactggggagaggccgttcacctgctgtcagtgtgggaagggattcactcggtcatccagcctgcggatacaccagcgagttcatactggggagacaccattcacctgctctcagtgtgggaagggattcactgatttatccaccctgcggagacaccagcgagttcacactggggagaggccgttcacctgctctcagtgtggggagggattcactcggttatccaccctgcggacacaccagcgagttcacactggggagaggccattcacctgctctcagtgtgggaaaggattcattgatTTATccgccctgcggagacaccagcgagttcacactggggagaggccattcaactgctctcagtgtgggaaggggttcagtcaattatctgacctgcagcgacaccagcacattcacactggggagagaccattcacctgctctcagtgtgggaaggggttcagtcagttatccagcctgcggagacaccagcgcattcacactggggagaggtcattcacctgctcttagtgtgggaatggattcactcagttgtccagcctgcagagacaccagcgagttcacactggggagaggccgttcacctgctctcagtgtgggaagggattcagagattcatcccagctgctgagacaccaacaagttcacgagtga